The Rudaeicoccus suwonensis sequence CGGCTGGTGCGAAGAAGCCGGTGTCGAGGTCGTCACGTTGTGGCTGTTGTCGACGGACAACCTGAACCGGCCCACGGCGGAGCTCACGCCCCTGCTGTCGATCATCGAGCGGGCCGTGCAGGGCTTGGCTGCGGAAGGTCGCTGGAGGCTGCATCCGGTGGGGGCGCTCGATCTGCTGCCCGACCAGACCGCCACTGTGCTCAAGGAAGCTGCCGACCGGACTGCCGATGCCGACGGCCTCATGGTCAACATTGCCGTCGGGTATGGCGGTCGCCGCGAGATCGCCGACGCGGTGCGCGCGATGCTGCAGGAACAGGCAGCGCAGGGGCGTTCGCTCGAGGAACTCGCCGAGATCCTCGACGTCGAGCACATCGCGGATCACCTCTACACCAAGGGCCAGCCGGACCCGGATCTGGTGATTCGCACCTCGGGAGAACAACGGCTCGGGGGGTTCCTGCTCTGGCAGAGCGCGCACTCGGAGTTCTATTTCTGTGAGGCGTACTGGCCGGATTTCCGACGAGTGGATTTCCTGCGGGCACTGCGTGCGTATGCCGAGCGTGATCGTCGCCTCGGTCGTTGAGCGGTTATCGGCGCGCTATTCGCCGAAGTGCGCGGTGATCGTGTGGGTTCGGCCGTCGACAGTGACCGGACCGCCATACGGCAGCAGAAGTTGCGGGCCGGTGTGCCCGAAGTCGACATCCAAGACGACAGGTATGCCGGGCGCATACGTGTCGATGGTGGTCGTCACCACGTCGCGGTATTGCTCGCGCACGGCAGCAGCCTCGGTCGCGGTCGAAGGATGATCGTGATCACTGACGGGCGGCCTGGCCCACAGCACCGCTGACGCGCCGCCCAGGATTCCGCGTTCGCCGAGGTTGCGGAGTAGATACCCCACTTCGGTCGGGCTGGGCTGATCCTCGGAGATCTCGAGCATCAGGATGGCCCCGACATACTCCTCGGTCGAATGCATCCACTGGTTGGTTGCGAGGGTCCACTCGACGATCTCGAGGCATCCGCCCCACGTCGGAGCGGTCACGGCGGTGGTGTCGCAGTGCCAGGTCCATGGCTCTGCGGGCAGGTCGGGTGCGGGCGTGACCAACACGTCGGGGTCGTCCCAGCGCAGGCCGACATCGCGGGTGCGCGTCGGCGGAACCAGCACGTGGTCGGTGCCGAACAGCGCGGCTCGCAGCGAGTCGAGGTGTTCTGGATCCGGCACGGGGCCAAAATGGACCTGCGTCGATCCTCCGTACACCCCGGCAATGCCGTGAAACCACAGGTAATTCAGCAGATTCGTGTTGTCGCTGTAGCCGAGGAACCGCTTGGGGTTTGTGGTGATCACGGACATATCCAGATGTCGCAACACGGTGATCTGGTCGTCTCCGCCGATCGTGCTGATGACGGCAGTGATGGTGGGATCGGCGAACGCCGCGTTGAGGTCGGCGGCGCGGGCTGCGGGGCTCGAGGGTGCTCTGGTCGTGGCGAACTCGACCGGGTGGAGACCGAATTCGTCATGGAGTCGCTGTATCGCGCGGTCGTGAACCTGCGGAAAGAAGTGCGGCGCGGCCCAGCTTGGGGACACGACGGCGACGCGGTCGCCGCTTCGCACAGGTGGGGGCAGAGGTCTCGACTGCGGCATACGCAAGATCCCATCGCGATCGCCGGGAGTCGGTCAACCGAATTGCCAGGGAGGTGGGGCGCGCTTGGTGTGCGGCGCGTAAGTCGCCGATGCGGTCTTTGTGGGTGGCGCACGCGTCGCTTCGGTCACATGAGTCGCATCAGGCACACATAAGTCGCCGATGCGGCGAGTTCCGCGGGCGCTGCGCCCCTTAGAGATTGCGCGGGTAGGTGCTGGGTGTGGCGCCCACCGTATCCGCCATCGCCCTCCGTACGTCGCCGAATCGGCGACGTACGGGTGCCCGGGCTGGCCCCGGCACAGCGAGTGCATGGTCGAGATGACGATTACTTCCCAGTATCGCGACCGCGACCGGAAGTAATCGTCTTTCCAACCACCCCAGCGTTACTGCCGTGGCGTATGTGGCGGGTGGGAGTCACCGCACCACGCGAGGGGTCCTCGTCGTCGCCGCATCGGCGACTGATGCATGATGCGTGAGGCCTTCGGGGCTCATGCGACCCATGAGGCGACCCCTGGTGCCACATCGGCGAGGTACAGACTGTGCGGGCATGTACTCGGCGCTCGCCAGGAGCCGGCACGGTCGCGAGGAGCGGGCACCGCGTCTGTTACCAGTGGGATCTCCGCGTCCGCACCGAACGACGCCGAGCCCGAGCCGACCGACGACGCCTGGGTGAGGGATCTCCGCGTCCGCACCGAACGACGCACCCCGATCATCAACGCGTTCATCGCCCTGGCCAAGACGATCACCATCACCCGACTCCTCATCCGCACCGCCTAGACCACCCACCGCTGGAACCCAGGCCCACACACCGGCCATGACCTACCCGCGCGATCTCTAAGTCGCCGATGCGGCGGGTTCGGGTGGTGCGTGGTGCATAAGTCGCCGATGCGGTCTTTGTGGGTGGCGCACGCGTCGCTTCGGTCACATGAGTCGCATCAGGCACACATAAGTCGCCGATGCGGCGAGTTGCCCGGGGGCTGCCGACTTCCGCATGTGATGGGTGTGGTTCAAAGTGACGAATGGTGCTGGTGTGAATGAACATTCGACGACGATCACTGTGAGATGCCACGACACGCCGCGCCGCGCCGTCGGCGGTGCGCGAGGAAGTCGGAGCTGCGTCATACAGTCGGAATCGACGTGACGCGATCCGCGCGGCGCGTTCGGGAGGCCCACCACATGGAGCGATCTTTGCTCCGGACGGAGGGCCGGCACCGGCTCTCCTGGGCCCGGTCCCGGCACCTCGTCCGAGAGTAGGTCACACGGCTTGCGCCGCTGTGCACCTTGAGGAGATCGACCATGGCATCCAGCACGTCTTCGCCTTCGACCGCCACGACCCAGCCGCGCGAGCCCGACCACCGCACCTACGTCCTCGATACCTCGGTCCTGCTGTCCGATCCGCGCGCCATGACCCGGTTCGCCGAGCATGAAGTGGTTCTGCCGGTCGTCGTGGTCACCGAACTCGAGGCCAAGCGTCACCACCCTGAGCTGGGGTACTTCGCCCGCTCGGCGTTGCGGATCCTCGACGATCTGCGGGTCGTCAACGGTCGGCTGGATTCCCCTGTGCCGATCGGCGACGGCGGCAGCCTGCGCGTCGAGCTGAACCACACCGACCCGCAGGCGCTTCCCGCCGGATTTCGCCTCGGCGACAACGACACGCGCATCCTGTCGGTCGCCCGCAATCTCGCCAACGAAGGCCACAACGTCACCGTCGTCAGCAAGGACCTGCCGATGCGGGTCAAGGCATCTGCGGTCGGCCTCAACGCCGAGGAGTACCGCGCCGAACTCGCCGTCGACACCGGCTGGACCGGCATCACCGAGCTGGATGTCTCGCGCGAGCAGATCGACCAGCTGTATGACGATGGTCGTGTCGAACTCGCCGATGCTGCCGAACTGCCCTGTCACACCGGGGTCGTGATGCTGTCGCCGACCGGCAGCGCCCTCGGGCGGGTGATGGCCGACAAGTCGGTGCGCCTGGTGCGCGGAGACCGCGACGCCTTCGGCCTGCACGGCAGGTCCGCAGAGCAGCGCATCGCTCTAGACCTGCTGCTGGACCCCGACGTCGGCATCATCAGCCTGGGCGGCCGCGCAGGCACCGGAAAGTCGGCGTTGGCGCTGTGCGCCGGGCTCGAGGCGGTCATGGAACGCAGACAGCACCGCAAGGTGATCGTCTTCCGCCCGCTCTACGCCGTCGGCGGCCAGGAGTTGGGCTATCTGCCCGGCAGCGAGAACGAGAAGATGGGCCCCTGGGCGCAGGCCGTGTTCGACACGCTGGGCGCCGTCGTCTCGCACGAGGTGATGGAGGAGGTCGTCGACCGGGAACTGCTCGAAGTGCTGCCGCTGACGCACATCCGCGGTCGTTCACTGCACGACGCCTTCGTCATCGTCGATGAGGCGCAGTCGCTGGAGCGCAATGTGCTGCTGACGGTGCTGTCGCGAGTCGGTCAGAACTCCCGCGTCGTGCTGACCCACGACGTGGCGCAGCGGGACAACCTGCGCGTCGGTCGCCACGACGGCGTCGCCGCCGTCATCGAGAAGTTGAAGGGGCACCCGCTGTTCGGCCACGTGACCTTGCACCGCAGCGAACGCAGCCCGATCGCCGCGCTGGTCACCGACCTGCTGGAGGGTCCGGACGCCTGATTCGGACTTTCGTGCCGATGCCGTGCGAGCGGGGGGCTGGGCTGATACCGGCTGGATGGCAGCGCCACCCGCAGCCGCGCCAGCCTTCCGTCTCACGCATTTCACGAAGAGTGACGCGGCGGCCGGGTGTGGTCATCCACCACTTCCGGCCGCCGAGTTGCGGCCAACGGCCTGGTTTGAGACTCTGGTCCGGTTGTCTCAGTTCGGTAACGCTCCGGCCCCCTGCAGAGATAACACACTCGGGACGCGCTCGACTCCCAGGCCGACAGGCCTGAGCCGCAGTGCGTCCTTGCATGTGTCCCCTCTGAAAGGTTGCTCTATGTCCCGTCCTGTCGGACGTCACCGTGCCCGTCGCGATACCGGGGTCCGCGCGCTACGCAGACCCGCGATTGCAGCAACTGCAGCGATTTCGGCAGTGTCAGTTTCGGCAGCGGGATACGCATCCGCCGCTTCGGCGCTCTCCGGTCCGGCCAGCGCCGACCTGCAGTTGCGCGGTCAGGCCGACGGCCTGGATGCGGTGAACGCAGGCAACTCGGCCGTCTACGCCAACGGCGATTCGCAGAGCCAGGCCGCGGCGCAGGCCGTCGCCGCGCGCAATGCGGCCAACGGCAAGTCGAAGGGGGCGCTCGCCAGCCTGGCCGCTCAGGCACGCGCGCTGCAGGCCCAGGCCAATGGGTCGGCGGCATCCGCTCGTGAGGCCGCTGCGGCGCAATCCGACTCGAGCAGCAGTTCGTCCGGTAGCGGTAGCGGTAGCGGTGGCGGCACGACTGTCACGACCTTCTCCGGAAGCCCACAGGCCATCGCTGCGGCGATGCTCAGCTCCTTCGGATGGGGCCAGAACCAAATGGGCTGCCTGGTCAGCCTCTGGAACCGCGAGTCCGGCTGGAACGCCAGCGCCGAGAATGCGTCCTCCGGTGCCTACGGCATCCCGCAGGCGCTGCCGGGCAGCAAGATGGCCAGCGCCGGTGCTGACTGGCGCACCAACCCGGCGACGCAGATCAAGTGGGGCCTGGGGTACATCGCGTCCCGCTACGGCTCGCCGTGCGGCGCCTGGGGTCACTCTCAGGCCACCGGCTGGTACTGATACCCCGGATCCTCTCGCATCTGTTCATTCGAAGATCTGTTGATCGATCGTCTTATCGGCGACCCTCCTCGGCCCGCTGACGGCAGGTGCAGCACGGTCGCGTGTGCGGGCCTGAGAGATGTCGGCACCGCCATACGCGTCGGCGCGTTTGTGATGTCGCTCGGCACGATCTTCACGTAACTTAAGGCCCATGTTGTTGCAGAAGCGCTGGTTCGTCGCGTCCTACTGGGTGGCGGCGGTCGTGCTCGTGGGGGTCGCCGGGGCACTGGGCGCACGGTGGGGCGACGGCGAGGCTCCGAACTTCGACAACGACGACAAGGGCGGGGTGCCTGCGACCGGTATGTCGCACCTGCTCTACCAGGTGTTCGGCGGGATCCTGCTGGCCGCACTGGTTCTGGCGATCTTCTCCGGGGTGTGGCTGCTGATGTGGATGCGCGCCCGGCGGGCGGCAGCCGCGGCCGATGACGGCGCTGACGAGGTGATCGACGAAGACGAGATGTCGGTCGACGACGTGGAGCACATGTTCGACGACGAGGACGACGACTCAGAGCCCGATGACGTCGAGGCGGATGAGGTCGCGGGCAGCGCCCCGAACCGCACCTGGTGATCCGGTGCTCGACCGTCGCACCGTCACACCTTCACACCTTGCGCAGGCGGATCCTGGTCACCCCGTGATCGGGGCCTTTGGTCAGCACGAGCGTCGCCCGGCTGCGCGTGGGAGCGACGTTCTGCGTGAGATTCGGCGCGTTGATGCTGTCCCAGATCTGCACCGCGCGGTCGACGGCCTGCTCGTCGGACAACTGGGCATACCGGTGGAAGTAGGACTCCGGATCGGCGAAGGCCGTCTCGCGCAGCCGCAGGAAGCGATCGACATACCAGCGGCGGATGTCCTCCTCGCGGGCATCGACATACACCGAGAAATCGAAGAAGTCGGACACCGCCAGGTTGTTGCGGCGGTCCGGCGTCGGGATCGAGGGCTGCAGGACGTTGAGCCCCTCGACGATCAGCACGTCCGGCTGGCGCAGCACGATGCGTTCGTCCGGCACGATGTCGTAGGTCAGGTGCGAGTAGACGGGGGCGCTCACCTCGGACTTGCCGGCCTTGACCTCGGCCAAGAAGCGCACCAGCTTGCGCCGGTCGTATGACTCCGGAAAGCCCTTGCGTTCCAGAAGGTTTCGTCGCTCGAGCTCGGCATTCGGAAACAAGAATCCGTCGGTGGTGACCAGTTCCACGCGCGGTGTGTCCGGCCACCGAGCGAGCAGTTCGCGCAGGATCCGTGCCGTGGTCGACTTGCCCACCGCAACCGAGCCGGCGATGCCGATCACGAAGGGCGTGCGGGCGGGCGTCTCACCCAGGAAGTCGGTGGTCACCCGGTGCAGCCGCGTCGTCGCGCCCACGTAGATGTTGAGCAGTCGCGACAGCGGCAGATAGACGTCCTGCACCTCTGGAAGCTCGAGCCGGTCGCCGGTGCCGCGCAGTCGGCGAACGTCCTGCTTGGTCAGGCTCATCGGATGCGAGGCGCGAAGGCCGGCCCAGGCGGCGCGGTCGAACTCGACGTACGGCGACGGGATCGACGGATGGTGGCGGGACACCGCGCCATTGTCCATGACACCGTGCCCCTGGCTGCAGGTATGGCGACCGGACTCACCCGTGCCGGTGATTCAGTGACTGAGCCGCTTCGACGTTAGGGTGTCGCGCATGTGTGGAATCGTGGGTTATGTCGGTCGCGACGACAGCACCAAGGCGCTCGACGTGGTCCTGGACGGTCTGGCTCGACTGGAATACCGGGGATATGACTCCGCCGGCATCGCGCTCGTCGCGGGCGATGTCGTCGAGACCCGGAAACGCTCCGGCAAGCTGGCCAATCTGCTCACGGAGTTGGACGAGCAGCCGCTGCCGGAAGGCCGCACCGCGATCGGTCACACCCGGTGGGCAACCCACGGTGGACCCACGGACGCGAATGCGCACCCGCATCGCGGGGGCACCGACGGCAAACTGGCGCTGATCCACAACGGCATCATCGAGAACTTCCACTCTCTCAAGAGCGAATTGCTCGACGCCGGAGTGCATTTCGAGTCCGAGACGGACACGGAAGTTGTCGCCCAGATGCTCGCCGAGCTGTATGACGGCGACCTCACTGCCGCGATGCTGGCCGTCGTCAGTCGACTCGAAGGCGCCTTCACCCTGCTGGCAGTGCACGCCGACCAGCCCGGTGTCGTTGTCGGCGCGCGACGTAACAGCCCGTTGGTCGTCGGACTCGGCGACGGTGAGAACTTCCTCGGCTCCGACGTCGCGGCCTTCATCGGATACACCCGCGCGGCGATGGAGCTGGAGCAGGACCAGATCGTCACGATCACTCCGGAGTCCGTCACGGTGATCGGCTTCGACGGCCAGCCCGCCACCGGCAAGCAGTTCCACGTCGACTGGGATGCCGCTGCTGCTGAGAAGGGCGGCTACGACACCTTCATGGAGAAGGAGATCCACGAGCAGCCGCAGGCGGTCAACGACACGCTGCTGGGGCGCACCAACGAGGTGGGCGCCCTCGAACTCGACGAGCTGCGCATCTCCGAGGAGCAACTGCGAGCGGTCGACCGCATCACGATCGTGGCGTGCGGGACAGCGGCATACGCGGGGATGGTTGCGAAATACGCCATCGAGCATTGGACGCGCATCCCGGTCGAGGTGAGCCTGGCGCACGAGTTCAGATATTGCGACCCGATCGTCGACGACCGGACGCTGGTCGTCTCGATCAGCCAGTCCGGCGAGACGATGGACACGCTGATGGCGGTCAAGCATGCGCGCGAACTCGGTGCCCTGACGATCTCGGTGTGCAACACCCACGGATCGACCATCCCGCGCGAGTCCGACGCGGTGCTCTACACGCACGCCGGCCCCGAGGTCGCGGTCGCATCGACCAAGGCATTCCTCGCGCAGATCACCGCGTGCTACGTGCTCGGGCTCTACCTGGCCCAGCTGAAGGGGCAGTCCTACGCGCAGGACGCCAAGGCCGTGATGGCGCAGTTGCAGCAGGTGCCCGACCGGATCACCGAACTGCTCGGCGACCTTGACCGGGTGCGCGAGATCGCCCGGTTCATGGCCGACACCCGGTCGGTGCTCTTCCTGGGCCGACACGTGGGATTCCCGGTCGCGCTGGAGGGGGCTCTCAAACTCAAGGAACTCGCCTACATCCACGCCGAGGGCTTCGCCGCGGGCGAGCTGAAGCATGGGCCCATCGCGCTGATCGAGCCGGGGCAGCCGGTCTTCATCGTGGTGCCCGGGCCGGACACACCGCACGGTCTGCACGGCAAGGTCGTCTCCAACATCCAGGAGATCCGTGCTCGCGGTGCGCGCACCCTGGTGATCGCCGAGGACGGTGACGACGCGGTGGTGCCCTTCGCCGACGAGGTCATCCGGGTGCCACGCACGGCTCCGCTGCTGCAGCCGTTGCTGACGGTGGTGCCGCTGCAGGTCTTCGCACTCGAACTGGCCACGGCCAAGGGCCTGGATGTCGACCAGCCGCGCAACCTGGCGAAATCGGTGACCGTCGAGTGATCGTCGGGGTCGGCATCGACGTTGTCGACGTGCCTCGATTCATGGCGAAGCTCGAGGCGACACCGGCATTGCTCGAACGACTGTTCGCGCAGCCCGAGCGCGGTCTGCCGCCGAACTCACTTGCCGGCCGGTTCGCGGCGAAAGAAGCGCTCGCCAAGGCGCTCGGTGCGCCCGCCGGATTGCACTGGGTCGACGCGGTGGTGATCAAGAACGCCGACGGTCAGCCGTCGTGGTCACTGCACGGCACCGTCGCTGCGCGAGCGGCGCAGCTGGGTGTGACCGCGCTGCACCTGTCGATTTCGCATGACGGAGGGATCGCCTCTGCCATCGTCGTGGCCGAGAGCTGAGGAGAACACCGAGATGATGCGTGCTTTCGCAGTCGCAGATGTCCGTGCCGCCGAGGAGGCGGTGCGTGCCCAGTTGCCGGAAGGCATGCTGATGACGCGTGCCGCCGAGGGACTGGCGGAGGTCGCGATGGCACGGCTGGGCCGGCACGGGTCTCGCGTTGTCGTGCTTGCCGGGCCGGGAGACAACGGCGGGGACGCGCTGTATGCCGCTGCCGCGCTCGCCGGGGACGATCTCAACGTGCTCGCAGTCCTGACCGGCCCGGCCGAACACCAGGGTGGTCTGGAGGCCGCGACGGGGGCCGGCGTGGTGATCGAGGAATGGCGCGACGGTCCTGCCGGCGATGCGGTCACCGGTGCGTTGGCCGATGCCGATCTGGTGATCGACGGGATCCTGGGGATCGGCGGACGACCGGGTCTGCCGGAACATCTGCGCAACCTGCCCGACCTCATCGGTGGCGACGCCTTCGTGCTCGCTGTCGACCTGCCATCGGGCTGCGACCCGGCCGGGCTGGTGCGATCAGACTCGATCTATGCCGACGAGACGGTCACCTTCTCGCTGGCGAAGCCGGTGCACCTGATGCCGGTCAGCGAGCCCGCCGTCGGGATGCTCACGGTCGTCGACATCGACGTACCCGACCCGGATGCCATTGCTGTGCAACGTTTTTCGCATCAGGATGTCGCATCGTTGTGGCCGGTGCCCGGCCCGGACGATGACAAGTACTCGCGCGGCGTGCTGGGGGTCGTGGCCGGGGGCGAGCACTACACCGGTGCGCCGGTGATGGCGGTGACGGCCGCTGTGACCGTGGGTGTCGGCATGGTGCGTTATGTCGGTCCCGACGCGCCGACCCACCTGTTGCGGCAGCTCGTGCCCGAGGCGGTTTTCGGTGAGGGCCGGGTGCAGGCGTGGGCAATCGGGTCGGGCTTGGTCGTCGACGACGCCAGCAGCGAGCAGCTCCGCGTCGCCGCGGAGGCCATCGCCTCGGACCTGCCGGTCCTGCTGGATGCCGGGGGACTGGATCTGATCGAGGGCCCGCGTCATGCTCCGACTCTGCTGACGCCGCACGCCGGCGAACTGCTGCGGCTGGCCAAGCGACTCGACATACGTGCGCAGGACGGTGCGACGATCGACGAGCGGTTGATGCAACTGCAGCCGACCGTCGTAGCCGGCCTGGTTGCGGACCGCCTCGACGCGACGGTTCTGCTGAAAGGATCGATCACCTCTGTCGTCTCGCCGGGCGCGAGTGAGCTACCGACCTACACCCAGGCGGACGGGCCGACCTGGCTCGCGACGGCCGGAGCCGGTGACGCGCTCGCCGGGATCTGCGGGGCGCTGCTGGCGGGCGGGCTGCCGCCGCAGCTCGCCGGGGCGGTGGGCGCGCTGGTGCACGGCGTCGCCGCCGACCAGGCCAACCCTGGTGGCCCGGTGCGCGCCCTGGACGTCGCGCATCAGGCGGGGCGCGCCGTCGCTCACCTGCTGTCGCTGCCTCAGGAGTGAAGCGGCAGGGGTCGCCGACGCGCGAGCTCGCGGCTGCCAGACTGTCGGATGTGAACGACGAACGACCCGTGCTGCCTGGCGGCGCCCCGGCGCGCCTGTCCATCGACCTCGACGCGATTTCGGCGAACATTGCGACCTTGAACGAGGTCAGTGGCAACGCCCAGGTGCTCGCCGTGGTCAAAGGCGATGCGTACGGCCACGGTCTCGTGCCTGCTGCTTGCGCGGCGCTGCGTGGTGGAGCCAGCTGGCTCGGCACCGCTCAGCTGGCCGAGGCGCTCGCCCTGCGCAATGCGGGAGTCACCGCACCGCTGATCAGCTGGTTGCTGGCTCCCGGCCTGGATTTCGCCGCCGCGATTCGGGCGCGGATCGATCTTGGTGCTCCTGCGGTCTGGACGCTGGATGAGATCGCCGCGGCCGCGCGCGAGGTCGGCGAGACTGCGCGTGTGCAGCTCAAGATCGACACCGGTCTGGCCCGCAACGGCGCGTATGGCGCTGACTGGCCCTTGCTGGTCGAGGCCGCTGCGCGGCATACAGCCGATGGATCGATCACGGTGACAGGTGTTTTCACGCATCTCGCATGCGCCGACGAGCCGGAGAATCCCAGCAATGCGGCGCAGCAGCGGTTGTTCGCCGACGCCGTGCGTGACTGCGAACGTGCCGGATTCGCACTGGAGGTGCGCCACATGGCCAACTCTGCGGCGACTCTGCTGCTACCGGAGGCACACTGGGACCTCGTGCGTCCCGGCATCGCGACCTACGGACTCTCGCCGGCCCCGCACATCGGTGACTCGGCACACTTCCGACTGGTTCCGGCGATGACGATGACCGCGAATGTGACTGTTGCCAAACGGGTTCCGGCAGGTCAGGGTGTGAGTTACGGGCACACCTACGTCACCGCCGACGAAACGACTCTCATCGATGTGCCGTGCGGCTACGCCGACGGGATCCCACGTTCGGCATCCGGGCGTGGCCCGGTGCAGGTCGCGGGACACCGGTTCAGCGTGGCTGGTCGGGTGTGCATGGACCAGTTCGTCGTCGACGTCGGCGATCTGCCGGTGGCAGCCGGTGACGAGGTCGTCATTTTCGGCGACGGGCGCGACGGTGGCCCTACCGCGCAGGACTGGGCCGACGCCGCAGGCACCATCTCCTACGAGATCGTCACCCGGATCGGCAACCGCCTGCCGCGCGCCTACCAGGGTCAGGTGGCATGAGCGAGGGCCGAAAAGGGCTGCTCGGCATCGGCATCGGAGTGACTGCCGCCGTCGTCGCGACC is a genomic window containing:
- a CDS encoding isoprenyl transferase, producing the protein MRVSDLLYSAYERHVQHSLPVENLPRHVGVMLDGNRRWAKARGANTESGHQAGADNIKPLLGWCEEAGVEVVTLWLLSTDNLNRPTAELTPLLSIIERAVQGLAAEGRWRLHPVGALDLLPDQTATVLKEAADRTADADGLMVNIAVGYGGRREIADAVRAMLQEQAAQGRSLEELAEILDVEHIADHLYTKGQPDPDLVIRTSGEQRLGGFLLWQSAHSEFYFCEAYWPDFRRVDFLRALRAYAERDRRLGR
- a CDS encoding holo-ACP synthase, with translation MIVGVGIDVVDVPRFMAKLEATPALLERLFAQPERGLPPNSLAGRFAAKEALAKALGAPAGLHWVDAVVIKNADGQPSWSLHGTVAARAAQLGVTALHLSISHDGGIASAIVVAES
- the coaA gene encoding type I pantothenate kinase encodes the protein MDNGAVSRHHPSIPSPYVEFDRAAWAGLRASHPMSLTKQDVRRLRGTGDRLELPEVQDVYLPLSRLLNIYVGATTRLHRVTTDFLGETPARTPFVIGIAGSVAVGKSTTARILRELLARWPDTPRVELVTTDGFLFPNAELERRNLLERKGFPESYDRRKLVRFLAEVKAGKSEVSAPVYSHLTYDIVPDERIVLRQPDVLIVEGLNVLQPSIPTPDRRNNLAVSDFFDFSVYVDAREEDIRRWYVDRFLRLRETAFADPESYFHRYAQLSDEQAVDRAVQIWDSINAPNLTQNVAPTRSRATLVLTKGPDHGVTRIRLRKV
- the glmS gene encoding glutamine--fructose-6-phosphate transaminase (isomerizing) — encoded protein: MCGIVGYVGRDDSTKALDVVLDGLARLEYRGYDSAGIALVAGDVVETRKRSGKLANLLTELDEQPLPEGRTAIGHTRWATHGGPTDANAHPHRGGTDGKLALIHNGIIENFHSLKSELLDAGVHFESETDTEVVAQMLAELYDGDLTAAMLAVVSRLEGAFTLLAVHADQPGVVVGARRNSPLVVGLGDGENFLGSDVAAFIGYTRAAMELEQDQIVTITPESVTVIGFDGQPATGKQFHVDWDAAAAEKGGYDTFMEKEIHEQPQAVNDTLLGRTNEVGALELDELRISEEQLRAVDRITIVACGTAAYAGMVAKYAIEHWTRIPVEVSLAHEFRYCDPIVDDRTLVVSISQSGETMDTLMAVKHARELGALTISVCNTHGSTIPRESDAVLYTHAGPEVAVASTKAFLAQITACYVLGLYLAQLKGQSYAQDAKAVMAQLQQVPDRITELLGDLDRVREIARFMADTRSVLFLGRHVGFPVALEGALKLKELAYIHAEGFAAGELKHGPIALIEPGQPVFIVVPGPDTPHGLHGKVVSNIQEIRARGARTLVIAEDGDDAVVPFADEVIRVPRTAPLLQPLLTVVPLQVFALELATAKGLDVDQPRNLAKSVTVE
- a CDS encoding bifunctional ADP-dependent NAD(P)H-hydrate dehydratase/NAD(P)H-hydrate epimerase encodes the protein MRAFAVADVRAAEEAVRAQLPEGMLMTRAAEGLAEVAMARLGRHGSRVVVLAGPGDNGGDALYAAAALAGDDLNVLAVLTGPAEHQGGLEAATGAGVVIEEWRDGPAGDAVTGALADADLVIDGILGIGGRPGLPEHLRNLPDLIGGDAFVLAVDLPSGCDPAGLVRSDSIYADETVTFSLAKPVHLMPVSEPAVGMLTVVDIDVPDPDAIAVQRFSHQDVASLWPVPGPDDDKYSRGVLGVVAGGEHYTGAPVMAVTAAVTVGVGMVRYVGPDAPTHLLRQLVPEAVFGEGRVQAWAIGSGLVVDDASSEQLRVAAEAIASDLPVLLDAGGLDLIEGPRHAPTLLTPHAGELLRLAKRLDIRAQDGATIDERLMQLQPTVVAGLVADRLDATVLLKGSITSVVSPGASELPTYTQADGPTWLATAGAGDALAGICGALLAGGLPPQLAGAVGALVHGVAADQANPGGPVRALDVAHQAGRAVAHLLSLPQE
- a CDS encoding S66 peptidase family protein — its product is MSPSWAAPHFFPQVHDRAIQRLHDEFGLHPVEFATTRAPSSPAARAADLNAAFADPTITAVISTIGGDDQITVLRHLDMSVITTNPKRFLGYSDNTNLLNYLWFHGIAGVYGGSTQVHFGPVPDPEHLDSLRAALFGTDHVLVPPTRTRDVGLRWDDPDVLVTPAPDLPAEPWTWHCDTTAVTAPTWGGCLEIVEWTLATNQWMHSTEEYVGAILMLEISEDQPSPTEVGYLLRNLGERGILGGASAVLWARPPVSDHDHPSTATEAAAVREQYRDVVTTTIDTYAPGIPVVLDVDFGHTGPQLLLPYGGPVTVDGRTHTITAHFGE
- the alr gene encoding alanine racemase, coding for MNDERPVLPGGAPARLSIDLDAISANIATLNEVSGNAQVLAVVKGDAYGHGLVPAACAALRGGASWLGTAQLAEALALRNAGVTAPLISWLLAPGLDFAAAIRARIDLGAPAVWTLDEIAAAAREVGETARVQLKIDTGLARNGAYGADWPLLVEAAARHTADGSITVTGVFTHLACADEPENPSNAAQQRLFADAVRDCERAGFALEVRHMANSAATLLLPEAHWDLVRPGIATYGLSPAPHIGDSAHFRLVPAMTMTANVTVAKRVPAGQGVSYGHTYVTADETTLIDVPCGYADGIPRSASGRGPVQVAGHRFSVAGRVCMDQFVVDVGDLPVAAGDEVVIFGDGRDGGPTAQDWADAAGTISYEIVTRIGNRLPRAYQGQVA
- a CDS encoding PhoH family protein, producing MASSTSSPSTATTQPREPDHRTYVLDTSVLLSDPRAMTRFAEHEVVLPVVVVTELEAKRHHPELGYFARSALRILDDLRVVNGRLDSPVPIGDGGSLRVELNHTDPQALPAGFRLGDNDTRILSVARNLANEGHNVTVVSKDLPMRVKASAVGLNAEEYRAELAVDTGWTGITELDVSREQIDQLYDDGRVELADAAELPCHTGVVMLSPTGSALGRVMADKSVRLVRGDRDAFGLHGRSAEQRIALDLLLDPDVGIISLGGRAGTGKSALALCAGLEAVMERRQHRKVIVFRPLYAVGGQELGYLPGSENEKMGPWAQAVFDTLGAVVSHEVMEEVVDRELLEVLPLTHIRGRSLHDAFVIVDEAQSLERNVLLTVLSRVGQNSRVVLTHDVAQRDNLRVGRHDGVAAVIEKLKGHPLFGHVTLHRSERSPIAALVTDLLEGPDA